One stretch of Skermanella mucosa DNA includes these proteins:
- a CDS encoding fasciclin domain-containing protein: protein MEHELRYPAIAMIILAPVQAFAADLTATAAEAGRFDHFMTLVRGAGLEGELNAPGPRTVFMPTDAAFARLPPQSFRDLMAAGPEALRRIVRHHVVEGAALPSDDLPRTLHTADGGVLRVTWQRGDLTLFSDPRPIAGEAARVVLGDLEAGNAVVHGVDAVMLPMAALDVDPPAPDAAGTGQATAEPEVTVFEPEVTVIEPGATAIQPAETTGGGSVSPDEGSAETEFLTELPSRPEPVSRQEAPSEPPPREVAAADAARLTVDRLKDMAVTSSDGQSEGVVEHVVFSPETGEIRLILARFPGFFGLFGKTVAIPWERVRVAVGKPLLIADLSADEIGSAEEASLDSLGLN from the coding sequence ATGGAGCACGAACTGCGTTATCCCGCCATCGCCATGATCATCCTCGCACCGGTGCAGGCCTTCGCCGCGGATCTGACGGCGACGGCGGCCGAGGCCGGCCGGTTCGACCATTTCATGACCCTCGTGAGGGGCGCCGGGCTGGAAGGCGAGCTGAACGCCCCGGGACCCCGGACCGTGTTCATGCCGACGGACGCGGCCTTCGCCCGGCTTCCTCCCCAGAGCTTCCGCGACCTCATGGCGGCCGGACCGGAGGCGTTGCGCCGGATCGTCAGGCATCACGTCGTCGAAGGCGCGGCGCTGCCCTCAGACGATCTTCCGCGCACGCTGCATACCGCGGACGGCGGGGTCCTGCGCGTGACGTGGCAACGCGGTGACTTGACCCTGTTCAGCGATCCCCGCCCCATCGCGGGTGAAGCCGCCCGCGTGGTCCTGGGCGACCTGGAGGCCGGAAACGCCGTGGTCCACGGGGTGGACGCGGTGATGCTCCCGATGGCCGCCCTCGACGTGGATCCTCCGGCGCCGGACGCCGCCGGAACCGGGCAGGCGACGGCCGAGCCGGAGGTGACGGTCTTCGAGCCCGAGGTGACGGTGATCGAGCCGGGAGCCACGGCGATCCAGCCGGCCGAGACCACGGGGGGCGGGAGCGTTTCCCCGGACGAGGGGAGCGCGGAGACGGAGTTCCTGACCGAGCTGCCGTCGCGCCCCGAACCGGTAAGCCGGCAGGAGGCACCGTCCGAACCGCCGCCGCGGGAGGTCGCCGCGGCCGACGCCGCCCGGCTCACGGTGGACCGGCTCAAGGACATGGCCGTGACGAGCAGCGACGGACAAAGCGAAGGCGTCGTCGAGCATGTCGTGTTCTCCCCCGAAACCGGGGAGATCAGGCTGATCCTCGCGCGGTTCCCGGGTTTCTTCGGCCTGTTCGGCAAGACGGTCGCGATCCCCTGGGAGCGGGTGCGGGTCGCCGTGGGGAAGCCGCTCCTGATCGCCGACCTGAGTGCCGACGAGATCGGGTCCGCCGAAGAGGCGAGCCTGGACTCCCTCGGCTTGAATTGA
- a CDS encoding efflux transporter outer membrane subunit, translating to MRAILNGSLFWLCAAGALGTAGCSLAPDAVVPVTVAALPAEFEQADVAAAYRPLGWWETFDDPALDALVRQAVDRNLDLAQAVARVEQARAQARIAGAPLSPEVGASVGASRRDQPASGFGSGEFDGGGLGSDGEVPASVTGGPEERTRSERFSASLDLSYELDFWGRVRNAENAAEARLGATVGDLQTVVLSVIAETIRAYFDILATRRRLDLVRPDVDLLRERAALTERRYLRGLVDSFEFYAIQGELRGAQAEIPRLESRLYAARARLATLLGRYPGELGDVVGARSDRAPLSPPDPIPAGLPSALLIQRPDVRAAWLRLEAQRYEVGAARAALFPRFTISAGAGLRAGTAGGLFDLSNWFTSLTAGLTAPIFQGGRLRGEVDAAEAALAEAAGNYASSVLTAVREVETALKDHETTAERYRLLARELETARSRADLQLRRYTQGIGDYLGFLDSRRNVVAAREAVLQAERDLVEARLAVHRSLGGVWIEEDLSDRIKALVAAATGESRTERDRDA from the coding sequence ATGCGCGCGATCCTGAACGGAAGCCTATTCTGGCTGTGCGCGGCGGGCGCCCTGGGAACTGCCGGGTGCTCCCTGGCGCCGGACGCCGTCGTGCCGGTCACGGTGGCCGCCCTGCCGGCCGAGTTCGAGCAGGCGGACGTCGCCGCCGCCTACCGTCCGCTGGGCTGGTGGGAGACCTTCGACGATCCGGCGCTGGACGCGCTGGTGCGGCAGGCGGTCGACCGGAACCTGGACCTGGCGCAGGCGGTCGCCCGGGTCGAGCAGGCCCGCGCGCAGGCCCGGATCGCCGGCGCTCCCCTGTCGCCGGAGGTCGGCGCCAGCGTCGGCGCGAGCCGGCGGGATCAGCCGGCAAGCGGCTTCGGGTCGGGTGAATTCGACGGCGGCGGCCTAGGCTCTGACGGGGAGGTGCCGGCCTCCGTAACCGGCGGCCCCGAGGAGCGCACCCGGAGCGAACGCTTCTCGGCGAGCCTGGACCTGTCCTACGAACTGGACTTCTGGGGGCGGGTGCGCAACGCCGAGAACGCGGCGGAGGCGCGCCTGGGCGCCACGGTCGGCGACCTCCAGACCGTGGTTCTCTCCGTCATCGCCGAGACGATACGGGCCTATTTCGACATTCTGGCCACCCGGCGCCGCCTGGACCTCGTCCGTCCCGACGTCGACCTGCTGCGCGAGCGGGCGGCACTGACCGAGCGGCGATACCTGCGCGGCCTGGTGGACAGTTTCGAATTCTACGCGATCCAGGGCGAACTGCGCGGCGCGCAGGCCGAGATCCCCCGGCTCGAAAGCCGGCTCTACGCCGCCAGGGCGCGGCTGGCCACCCTGCTGGGGCGGTATCCGGGCGAGCTCGGGGACGTCGTGGGCGCCCGGTCGGACCGCGCGCCGCTTTCGCCGCCGGACCCGATCCCGGCCGGCCTTCCGTCGGCCCTGCTGATCCAGCGGCCGGACGTGCGGGCGGCCTGGCTTCGGCTGGAAGCCCAGCGTTACGAGGTGGGGGCCGCGCGGGCGGCCCTGTTCCCGCGCTTCACCATCTCGGCCGGCGCGGGCCTGCGGGCCGGCACGGCCGGCGGCCTGTTCGACCTGTCGAACTGGTTCACCAGCCTGACCGCCGGACTGACCGCGCCGATCTTCCAGGGCGGCCGGCTCCGGGGCGAGGTGGACGCGGCGGAGGCGGCCCTGGCCGAGGCGGCGGGCAACTACGCCTCGTCCGTGCTGACGGCGGTCCGCGAGGTGGAGACCGCGCTGAAGGACCACGAGACCACGGCCGAGCGCTACCGGCTGCTGGCGCGGGAACTGGAGACCGCCCGCTCCCGCGCGGACCTGCAACTGCGCCGCTACACGCAGGGGATCGGCGATTATCTGGGTTTCCTCGATTCCCGCCGGAACGTGGTGGCCGCCCGCGAAGCCGTGCTCCAGGCGGAACGCGACCTAGTCGAGGCGCGGCTGGCCGTCCACCGGTCGCTCGGCGGGGTCTGGATCGAGGAGGATCTGAGCGACCGCATCAAGGCTCTGGTGGCGGCCGCGACGGGGGAAAGCCGGACGGAAAGGGACCGCGATGCCTGA
- a CDS encoding efflux RND transporter periplasmic adaptor subunit, with amino-acid sequence MPEARDPEARSRRGKARAQARDAGEKRPAGGAPEPDTPAAGGGVRTGWMTVLRLPRFLRTEGKPVNRHGPRLLTVTSAPDTPGGDRWGSAEGGRDDGSGDGRHTPWKWWLLAAAILLAGIGAATLIYLLRSRPEPQPPPPEAPYVETVKARPGRSAITITGSGIVMPRAEVGLSAQVGGRVDHVHPELVSGGEFDRGEVLVRLEDADYRNQAQRAQATVARRQVELRQAQEEARIARQEYRLLRDRLGSEGGTAGGAPDVSPLTLGRPQLQAAQAALQAARAELADAELALARTTVEAPFDGYVRSEDVDVGQFVQPAQELARIYSAGEVEVTVPLLSDKASLIPNLWEMPAGDPGGAGGGGGRVPALVAIDYGGLRFGWDGYVDRTRAFIDERTRTIDVVVRVPDPRRPGRPIGTDGSEPLVSPPPLLVGSYATVEIEGRPPERYLTIPASALRRGDSVWALARADQPDRARLRIVEVDVILRDGDTVQVKADRLPDGVLLVTSTVEAPTDGMLVRTSAEADSAPRDDAPGTGTDTGTAE; translated from the coding sequence ATGCCTGAGGCGAGAGATCCCGAGGCGAGAAGCCGGCGCGGCAAGGCGCGCGCCCAGGCCCGCGATGCCGGGGAGAAGCGCCCGGCCGGCGGCGCGCCCGAGCCGGACACGCCGGCCGCCGGGGGCGGTGTCCGGACCGGCTGGATGACGGTCCTGCGCCTTCCCCGGTTCCTGCGGACCGAGGGCAAGCCGGTGAACCGGCACGGCCCCCGGCTGCTGACCGTGACCTCGGCGCCCGACACGCCCGGCGGGGATCGGTGGGGATCGGCGGAGGGCGGCCGGGACGATGGATCGGGGGACGGCCGGCACACGCCCTGGAAATGGTGGCTGCTGGCCGCCGCGATCCTGCTGGCGGGCATCGGCGCCGCGACCCTGATCTATCTCCTGCGCTCCCGGCCGGAGCCGCAACCCCCGCCGCCCGAAGCCCCTTATGTGGAGACGGTCAAGGCGCGCCCCGGCCGGTCGGCGATCACCATCACGGGCAGCGGAATCGTGATGCCGCGGGCGGAGGTGGGGCTGTCCGCCCAGGTCGGCGGAAGGGTCGACCATGTCCATCCCGAGCTGGTCAGCGGCGGCGAGTTCGATCGCGGCGAGGTGCTGGTCCGGCTGGAGGACGCCGACTACCGCAACCAGGCGCAGCGGGCCCAGGCGACGGTGGCCCGGCGCCAGGTCGAGTTGCGGCAGGCCCAGGAGGAGGCGCGGATCGCCCGGCAGGAGTACCGCCTGCTGCGCGACCGCCTTGGCTCCGAAGGGGGGACGGCGGGCGGCGCCCCCGACGTCAGCCCGCTGACCCTCGGGCGCCCGCAGCTCCAGGCCGCGCAGGCCGCGCTCCAGGCCGCCCGGGCCGAGCTTGCGGATGCCGAGCTGGCCCTGGCCCGGACCACGGTCGAGGCGCCGTTCGACGGCTATGTGCGGAGCGAGGACGTGGATGTCGGCCAGTTCGTCCAGCCGGCCCAGGAACTCGCCCGGATCTACAGCGCCGGCGAGGTCGAGGTGACGGTGCCGCTGCTGAGCGACAAGGCGTCGCTGATACCGAACCTCTGGGAGATGCCGGCCGGAGACCCTGGCGGCGCTGGGGGCGGCGGCGGACGGGTCCCGGCGCTCGTCGCCATCGACTATGGCGGCCTTCGGTTCGGCTGGGACGGCTATGTGGACCGTACGAGGGCCTTCATAGACGAGCGGACGCGGACGATCGACGTGGTGGTGCGGGTGCCCGATCCGCGCCGGCCGGGCCGGCCGATCGGTACCGATGGGTCTGAACCGCTGGTCAGCCCGCCGCCCCTGCTGGTCGGCAGCTATGCGACGGTCGAGATCGAGGGGCGGCCACCCGAACGGTACCTGACCATACCGGCGTCCGCTCTGCGCCGCGGCGATTCCGTCTGGGCGCTGGCCCGTGCGGACCAGCCCGACCGCGCCAGACTCAGGATCGTCGAGGTCGACGTGATTCTCCGCGACGGCGATACCGTCCAGGTAAAGGCGGACCGGCTGCCCGACGGCGTGCTGTTGGTGACCAGCACCGTCGAGGCGCCCACGGACGGCATGCTGGTGCGCACGAGCGCCGAAGCCGACTCCGCGCCCCGGGACGATGCTCCCGGAACCGGAACAGATACCGGAACCGCCGAATGA
- a CDS encoding efflux RND transporter permease subunit, whose amino-acid sequence MNSLIQRMAGNGVAANLLMLLILFAGGLSALNITQKPFPEFTLGRIQVSVEYRGASPEEVERSIVRPIEEQIESVEGVREVTATASEGLGIVTAELQQGVDVNQKLDAVKSRIDRITNFPDRAEEPEVRELTSRRRVIELVIHGDVPERTLKELAYRVEDDLAAEEAISFVQTAGVRDYEISIEVPKDVLRTYGLSLPEIAGIIAANSLDRPAGDIETEGSRILLRVEGENLTRRDFADIILIAGPDGGQIRLGDIARIDDGFRDTGLTTRYDGKPAAIVEVFRTGDEQVLAIAEAVDAYLDELRPTLPAGVDAAIWQSEAEQLRSRLDLLIENALIGAVLVMLALAVFLHLKVAFWVGFGIVVAFVGTFAVMSLLGVSVNQMSLFGFILAVGIVVDDAIVVGESIHSGTEQGHEGVEAAVRSTQRVAVPVLFAVATTVIAFTPLLFLPGTAGKFLADIPIVVIAVLCLSLVESLFILPHHLSGLKAGDQPKSAPMRAIRRGKDGIDRAFKRFVDGPLDRAVRFSAAHYGIVMAGAAAVLIIVSSLFLGGYLRFVFFPEIQGRIVTAQFGMPVGTTEDVTLRIAERLAETGRRAAAGLEGDGGGSEPLVEGVYLTVGRTPADGGPGGASARQPIVPENGAVRFRLSDPGTREITARQFEEAWRDATGPLPTTDYVSFSSSTVDVGNPVSVELSHSDPETLDRIVERVKGELGRLGGVNDIYDTDEEGQRELEFRLEDQARTFGLTLEDLAEQVRAAFFGVEAVRVQRGREEVRVYVRLPERERDSLSTLDDYRIRASGSDGQELSIPLRQAASISYGTGPSSIERRNGRRITTVNADVQQGVTTGQEVTARLRTDILPDIQSEFPRLRYAFGGEQREQGRTLPALFTNFAIALFSIYALLAVSFRSYTQPLIILAVVPFGLVGAALGHLALGLDVTFLSLFGLVGLSGVIINDALILIDFVNARRLKGEEMFDAVVAAAKNRFRPIMLTSLTTALGVAPIIVSQSVQAQFLVPLAASIAFGILFATVLQMLLVPALAMLQFDAARGAAKRFLGHDVQVVRGSPGAAGEQAAAGGEDGKDDGAGKEEEGTRRRGRGRNRR is encoded by the coding sequence ATGAACTCGCTGATCCAGCGCATGGCCGGCAACGGCGTCGCGGCGAACCTGCTGATGCTGCTGATCCTGTTCGCCGGCGGCCTGAGCGCGCTCAACATCACCCAGAAGCCCTTTCCGGAATTCACCCTCGGCCGCATCCAGGTGAGCGTCGAATACCGCGGCGCCTCGCCGGAGGAGGTCGAGCGCTCCATCGTCCGGCCGATCGAGGAGCAGATCGAGTCCGTCGAGGGCGTGCGCGAGGTCACGGCCACCGCGTCGGAGGGCCTCGGCATCGTCACCGCCGAACTCCAGCAAGGCGTCGACGTCAATCAGAAGCTCGACGCCGTCAAGTCGCGCATCGACCGCATCACCAACTTCCCCGATCGGGCGGAGGAGCCGGAGGTCCGTGAGCTGACCAGCCGCCGCCGGGTGATCGAGCTGGTGATCCACGGCGACGTGCCCGAGCGCACCCTGAAGGAGCTGGCCTACCGGGTGGAGGACGACCTGGCGGCGGAGGAGGCGATCTCGTTCGTGCAGACCGCCGGGGTGCGCGACTACGAGATCTCCATCGAGGTCCCCAAGGACGTCCTGCGCACCTATGGCCTGTCGCTGCCGGAGATCGCGGGGATCATCGCGGCCAACAGCCTCGACCGGCCGGCCGGCGACATCGAGACGGAGGGGAGCCGCATCCTGCTGCGCGTCGAGGGGGAGAACCTGACCCGGCGCGACTTCGCGGACATCATCCTGATCGCCGGCCCCGACGGCGGGCAGATCCGCCTGGGCGACATCGCCCGGATCGACGACGGCTTCCGCGACACCGGCCTGACCACCCGCTACGACGGGAAGCCCGCCGCGATCGTGGAAGTCTTCCGCACCGGCGACGAGCAGGTGCTCGCCATCGCCGAGGCGGTGGACGCGTACCTGGATGAGCTGCGGCCGACGCTGCCGGCGGGGGTCGATGCCGCGATCTGGCAGAGCGAGGCCGAGCAGCTGCGGAGCCGGCTGGACCTGCTGATCGAGAACGCCCTGATCGGCGCGGTGCTGGTGATGCTGGCGCTGGCCGTCTTCCTGCACCTGAAGGTCGCGTTCTGGGTCGGCTTCGGCATCGTCGTCGCCTTCGTCGGCACCTTCGCGGTGATGTCCCTGCTGGGCGTCTCGGTCAACCAGATGAGCCTGTTCGGCTTCATCCTCGCCGTGGGCATCGTGGTGGACGACGCGATCGTGGTCGGCGAGAGCATCCATTCCGGCACCGAGCAGGGGCACGAAGGCGTCGAGGCCGCCGTCCGCAGTACGCAGCGCGTCGCGGTCCCGGTCCTGTTCGCCGTCGCCACCACCGTGATCGCCTTCACCCCGCTGCTGTTCCTGCCCGGCACCGCCGGCAAGTTCCTGGCCGACATCCCGATCGTCGTGATCGCGGTGCTGTGCCTGTCCCTGGTCGAGAGCCTGTTCATCCTGCCCCACCACCTGTCGGGCCTGAAGGCGGGGGACCAGCCGAAGAGCGCCCCGATGCGCGCGATCCGGCGCGGCAAGGACGGGATCGACCGGGCGTTCAAGCGCTTCGTGGACGGGCCGCTGGACCGGGCGGTGCGCTTCTCCGCCGCGCATTACGGCATCGTCATGGCCGGCGCCGCCGCGGTGCTGATCATCGTCTCCAGCCTGTTCCTCGGCGGCTATCTCCGCTTCGTCTTCTTCCCCGAGATCCAGGGCCGCATCGTCACCGCGCAGTTCGGCATGCCGGTCGGCACCACCGAGGACGTGACGCTGAGGATCGCCGAGCGCCTGGCCGAGACAGGCCGGCGCGCGGCGGCCGGGCTGGAGGGCGACGGCGGCGGTTCGGAGCCACTGGTCGAGGGCGTCTATCTGACGGTCGGGCGCACCCCCGCGGACGGGGGACCGGGGGGCGCCTCGGCCCGCCAGCCGATCGTGCCCGAGAACGGCGCAGTCCGCTTCAGGCTGAGCGATCCCGGCACCCGCGAGATCACGGCCCGGCAGTTCGAGGAAGCCTGGCGCGACGCCACCGGGCCGCTGCCCACGACCGACTATGTCAGCTTCTCGTCGAGCACGGTCGATGTCGGCAATCCGGTATCGGTCGAGCTGTCCCACTCGGACCCGGAGACCCTGGACCGCATCGTGGAGCGGGTAAAGGGCGAACTGGGGCGCCTGGGCGGCGTCAACGACATCTACGATACCGACGAGGAAGGCCAGCGGGAGCTGGAGTTCCGCCTGGAGGACCAGGCCCGCACCTTTGGCCTGACGCTGGAGGACCTGGCAGAACAGGTCCGCGCTGCCTTCTTCGGGGTCGAGGCGGTGCGCGTGCAGCGCGGCCGCGAGGAGGTGCGAGTCTATGTCCGCCTGCCCGAGCGGGAACGCGACAGCCTCTCCACCCTGGACGATTACCGCATCCGCGCCTCCGGGAGCGACGGGCAGGAGCTGTCGATCCCCCTGCGGCAGGCTGCCTCGATCAGCTACGGCACCGGCCCCAGCAGCATCGAGCGGCGGAACGGCCGGCGGATCACCACGGTGAACGCCGACGTGCAGCAGGGCGTCACCACCGGGCAGGAGGTCACGGCCCGGCTGCGCACCGATATCCTGCCCGACATCCAGTCCGAGTTTCCCCGGCTGCGCTATGCCTTCGGCGGCGAGCAGCGCGAGCAGGGCCGCACCCTGCCCGCCCTGTTCACCAACTTCGCCATCGCGCTGTTCTCGATCTACGCGCTGCTGGCGGTCAGCTTCCGCTCCTATACCCAGCCGCTGATCATCCTGGCCGTGGTGCCGTTCGGACTGGTCGGGGCGGCGCTGGGACATCTGGCGCTGGGGCTGGACGTGACGTTCCTGAGCCTGTTCGGCCTCGTCGGGCTGTCCGGCGTGATCATCAACGACGCGCTGATCCTGATCGATTTCGTCAATGCCCGCCGGCTGAAGGGCGAGGAAATGTTCGACGCCGTGGTCGCCGCAGCCAAGAACCGGTTCCGCCCGATCATGCTGACCAGCCTGACAACGGCGCTGGGCGTCGCCCCGATCATCGTCAGCCAGAGCGTCCAGGCACAGTTCCTGGTGCCGCTGGCCGCCAGCATCGCCTTCGGCATCCTGTTCGCCACGGTCCTTCAGATGCTTCTGGTCCCTGCCCTCGCCATGCTCCAGTTCGACGCGGCGCGCGGCGCGGCGAAGCGCTTCCTCGGGCATGACGTGCAGGTGGTCCGCGGATCGCCCGGCGCCGCCGGCGAGCAGGCCGCCGCCGGCGGGGAGGACGGCAAGGATGACGGCGCCGGGAAGGAGGAGGAAGGGACCCGGCGACGCGGGCGGGGCCGGAACCGGCGTTGA
- a CDS encoding type II toxin-antitoxin system VapC family toxin: protein MIAIDANVIVRYLTGDHPEQSARARALVDGGGVFAAVTVMLEVEWVLRSAYGYRPADVARALRAFGGLPTVTVEDAETVAEALDHAERGMDFADALHLGKSTHCEGFATIDRKFVKAARAAGHAEVREV from the coding sequence ATGATCGCGATTGATGCCAATGTGATCGTCCGGTACCTGACCGGCGACCACCCGGAGCAATCCGCCCGTGCCCGGGCGCTTGTCGACGGAGGGGGCGTCTTCGCCGCCGTGACCGTGATGCTCGAAGTCGAATGGGTGCTGCGCAGCGCCTATGGTTATCGCCCCGCCGACGTCGCGCGGGCGTTGCGGGCCTTCGGCGGTCTGCCGACGGTCACCGTCGAGGATGCGGAAACGGTCGCAGAAGCGCTCGACCATGCGGAACGGGGAATGGATTTCGCCGATGCGCTGCATCTCGGGAAATCCACCCACTGCGAGGGCTTCGCCACCATCGACCGGAAATTCGTGAAAGCGGCGCGGGCCGCAGGACACGCGGAAGTCCGGGAGGTTTGA
- a CDS encoding AbrB/MazE/SpoVT family DNA-binding domain-containing protein — protein sequence MPEWSQQAEKLITTVSTKGQVILPKAIRQRREWDVGTRLIVEETPDGVLLKRAPAFAATRPDEVFGLLPFGGEPKSLEDMEAGVLSEARRRHDRD from the coding sequence TTGCCCGAATGGAGTCAGCAAGCTGAAAAGCTGATCACCACCGTCTCGACCAAAGGACAAGTCATCCTCCCGAAAGCCATCCGCCAGCGGCGGGAATGGGATGTGGGCACCCGGCTGATCGTCGAGGAAACACCGGACGGCGTCCTGCTGAAGCGTGCCCCGGCTTTCGCGGCGACGCGGCCAGATGAGGTGTTCGGCCTCCTGCCCTTTGGCGGCGAGCCGAAATCCCTGGAAGACATGGAGGCCGGCGTGCTGTCCGAGGCCCGTCGCCGTCATGATCGCGATTGA
- a CDS encoding TRAP transporter substrate-binding protein, giving the protein MRNTLRSLCAGLLATGALLTAGTGNAADIRERTVKFAFVQNIDNHWGAGAEKFAEIVKEKSGGKIRIKLFPGGVLGGDVQTVSALQGGTVEMAMMGPSLLVGLVKEFSVFDFPFLFRNAQESDAILDGPAGKALIDKLQAKGIVGLTYWEHGFRNLTNDRHPVSKWEDIQGLKIRVIQVPLYIEAFNAMGANAVPLPLPELYTALETGTVDGQENPLASILSSKFNEVQKHVSTTNHTYNPLIVLSSGKFWDKLTEDERKLLLDAAEEVKPYQRKVSRDMNAAALEELKAGGMTVTEVSDEERARMAEKLKPVIEKFTKETDEALVRDINAQLEKIRAAQ; this is encoded by the coding sequence ATGAGGAACACGCTGAGAAGCCTGTGCGCGGGACTGCTCGCGACCGGAGCCCTGCTGACCGCCGGCACGGGCAACGCCGCCGACATCCGCGAGCGCACCGTCAAGTTCGCCTTCGTGCAGAACATCGACAACCACTGGGGCGCCGGGGCCGAGAAGTTCGCCGAGATCGTCAAGGAGAAGAGCGGCGGCAAGATCAGGATCAAGCTCTTCCCGGGCGGCGTCCTGGGCGGCGACGTCCAGACCGTCTCCGCGCTGCAGGGCGGCACGGTCGAGATGGCCATGATGGGGCCGTCCCTGCTGGTCGGCCTGGTCAAGGAATTCTCCGTGTTCGACTTCCCCTTCCTGTTCCGCAACGCCCAGGAGAGCGACGCGATCCTGGACGGGCCGGCCGGCAAGGCGCTGATCGACAAGCTGCAGGCCAAGGGGATCGTCGGCCTGACCTACTGGGAGCACGGCTTCCGGAACCTGACCAACGACCGGCATCCGGTGTCCAAGTGGGAGGACATCCAGGGCCTCAAGATCCGGGTGATCCAGGTCCCGCTCTACATCGAGGCGTTCAACGCCATGGGCGCCAACGCCGTGCCGCTGCCCCTGCCGGAGCTTTACACGGCGCTGGAAACGGGGACCGTGGACGGGCAGGAGAACCCGCTCGCCTCGATCCTCTCCTCCAAGTTCAACGAGGTGCAGAAGCACGTCTCCACCACCAACCACACCTACAATCCGCTGATCGTCCTGAGCAGCGGGAAGTTCTGGGACAAGCTGACGGAAGACGAGCGGAAGCTGCTGCTCGACGCGGCCGAGGAGGTGAAGCCCTACCAACGCAAGGTGTCCCGCGACATGAACGCGGCGGCCCTGGAAGAGCTGAAGGCGGGCGGCATGACCGTGACCGAGGTGTCGGACGAAGAGAGGGCCCGCATGGCCGAGAAGCTGAAGCCGGTCATCGAGAAATTCACCAAGGAGACCGACGAGGCGCTGGTGCGGGACATCAACGCGCAGTTGGAGAAGATCCGCGCGGCCCAGTAG
- a CDS encoding SDR family NAD(P)-dependent oxidoreductase, producing the protein MNKIDLAGRNMVVTGGARGIGYAIADRLVQSGARVALWDRLAEEAEASAHALANGTIACAVDVADAASVEAAAKRTREAFGRIDGLVNGAGVTGPVKPLADYSAEEWRVVVEVNLTGTFNCCRSVVPIMQENDYGRIVNIASVAGKEGNPNLAAYSAAKAGIIGLTKSLGKELAKTGIAVNCITPTTAKTPILDQLTAEFIEYMRVRIPRDRFVELTEIAAMVAWLLSEENSFTTAAVFDLSGGRTTY; encoded by the coding sequence ATGAACAAGATCGATCTGGCCGGCAGGAACATGGTCGTCACCGGAGGTGCCCGCGGCATCGGCTACGCCATCGCCGACCGCCTCGTGCAGTCGGGCGCCAGGGTCGCCCTGTGGGACCGGCTCGCCGAGGAGGCCGAGGCGAGCGCCCATGCCCTGGCGAACGGCACGATCGCCTGCGCCGTGGACGTCGCCGACGCCGCCTCGGTCGAGGCGGCGGCCAAGCGTACCCGCGAGGCGTTCGGGCGCATCGACGGCCTGGTGAACGGCGCCGGCGTCACCGGCCCGGTCAAGCCGCTGGCCGACTACTCCGCCGAGGAGTGGCGCGTCGTGGTCGAGGTGAACCTGACCGGCACCTTCAACTGCTGCCGGTCGGTCGTGCCGATCATGCAGGAGAACGATTACGGCCGGATCGTCAACATCGCCTCGGTCGCCGGCAAGGAAGGCAACCCGAACCTCGCCGCCTACAGCGCGGCGAAGGCGGGCATCATCGGCCTGACCAAGTCGCTCGGCAAGGAGCTGGCCAAGACCGGCATCGCCGTCAACTGCATCACGCCGACGACCGCCAAGACGCCGATCCTGGACCAGCTGACAGCGGAATTCATCGAGTACATGCGCGTCCGCATCCCGCGCGACCGCTTCGTCGAGCTGACCGAGATCGCCGCCATGGTGGCCTGGCTGCTCTCGGAGGAGAACTCCTTCACGACCGCCGCGGTCTTCGACCTGAGCGGCGGCCGCACGACCTACTGA